From the Garra rufa chromosome 17, GarRuf1.0, whole genome shotgun sequence genome, one window contains:
- the crtap gene encoding cartilage-associated protein yields the protein MVRLEDETRFSDFPELHAFGNVMKRAQCLKRCKQGLPAFRQTLPSRETIEEFEKREPYKYLQFAYFKSDNLAKAVSAAYTFLLKHPDDEMMQRNMNYYKSLPGADEHLKDLETKSYETLFIRAVRAYNGDNFRTSVSDMELALRDFFKVYDECIAASEGSRQIKDFKDFYPSIADHYTEVLERKVRCESELTPVVGGFVVEKFVATMYHYLQFAYYKLNDLKNAVPCVASYMLFDPSDEVMKNNVDYYRYHREKFDLTDEDFFPRAEAVRYYNQTTLQLQMLEFAKQKFQPDDEGEVVEFLDEFLDAEE from the exons ATGGTGCGTCTCGAAGACGAGACGCGCTTTAGCGACTTCCCCGAGCTGCACGCTTTCGGTAATGTGATGAAGCGAGCTCAGTGTCTGAAGCGATGCAAGCAGGGCTTACCTGCCTTCAGGCAGACGCTCCCCAGCCGTGAAACCATCGAGGAGTTTGAGAAACGGGAACCCTACAAGTACCTGCAGTTTGCTTACTTCAAA AGTGATAATTTGGCCAAAGCTGTATCTGCAGCGTACACGTTCCTCCTGAAGCATCCTGATGATGAGATGATGCAGAGGAACATGAACTACTACAAGAGCTTACCAGGAGCTGATGAACATTTGAAAGACCTGGAGACCAAGTCATATGAG ACGCTGTTTATTCGGGCTGTGCGGGCATACAATGGCGATAACTTCAGAACATCTGTGTCAGACATGGAGTTGGCACTGAGAGACTTTTTCAAGGTGTATGACGAGTGcatcgcagcatcagagggatcCAGACAGATCAAAGACTTCAAAGACTTTTACCCGTCTATTGCAG ATCATTACACAGAAGTTCTGGAGAGGAAGGTTCGCTGTGAAAGCGAGCTCACGCCAGTTGTAGGCGGATTTGTTGTTGAGAAATTTGTGGCAACCATGTACCACTACCTCCAGTTTGCTTATTATAAAC TGAATGATCTAAAGAACGCTGTTCCCTGTGTGGCCAGCTACATGCTTTTTGATCCCAGTGATGAGGTGATGAAGAATAATGTGGATTATTATCGGTACCACAGAGAAAAATTTGACCTCACTGATGAGGATTTCTTCCCTAGAGCG gaagcagtaCGGTATTACAATCAAACAACGCTACAGTTGCAGATGCTAGAATTTGCCAAACAGAAGTTCCAGCCGGATGATGAG GGTGAAGTCGTAGAGTTTCTTGATGAATTTCTTGATGCTGAGGAATAA
- the susd5 gene encoding uncharacterized protein susd5, whose amino-acid sequence MGRACHRELTLLSLLGYLACLTCADVSPLGRVFLLDLESSSKGGQEKGFEAATHACMAQGARVASGADLHHAVLECAFSACSRGWLSGPSVGTTVCSGVPGSFRPVDVQLENLTADTERLGVFCVKDSATPCGQPPSFPHSHLQGKTGLDLGDELLYACDPGYKLPNGDTAFSLLCDSCGEWYGLVQHCMKDDPEGHVDYEDEFKDGHLREEHHISLNPGGTQSTEYEVEEASPEPEPEPEPEPEPERTVMSEEEKENDEDSTISVTEPPVSQLSQKHMFWFPSEAFHEEKKQPSITTDSSSVKSPNEGESNLMVKTTDNQSGPDMITEERDYPTDPPIDEPTSPSAGGTDESWLDGYPVTQDEDKAGGESTGEVGPEQGADSETETLTGQSEVEVFKDVSKNPVEEETRDLIDNPEEEEDGEIKTSEDTIHRKGDEDEFGKGTTRFYKGEPNGEMTEGLAEDETVKETYSPEETNSKTLGFDGVTDSPNGVEVKPTNFITQTTPSPDDIAVHKWPMLYTPASSPENVSTSQGGLGAESTSAPSGMAHLDGIPDFITSIPTPVIKDPWESFDDHILKHIPGHVPTEIPENRSVMERGGDHSLDQQERAGEGACAEDPCHGSGHGPMIAAIIIGLLAAVVGVVVGVWCYKKRQQKSSHYQLNGTNRQTQCIELQQTV is encoded by the exons ATGGGGCGAGCCTGTCACCGAGAGCTCACGCTCCTGTCGCTGCTGGGATACTTGGCTTGCCTGACTTGCGCAGACG TCTCTCCATTAGGACGTGTGTTCTTACTGGATTTGGAGAGTTCTTCAAAAGGTGGACAGGAGAAAGGGTTCGAGGCAGCAACACATGCTTGTATGGCTCAAGGGGCCCGGGTGGCATCTGGGGCCGACCTGCATCATGCAGTGTTGGAATGTGCCTTCTCAGCCTGCTCCCGTGGTTGGCTCTCTGGACCGAGTGTTGG GACTACAGTGTGCAGCGGCGTCCCGGGGAGTTTCAGGCCAGTTGATGTGCAGTTGGAGAATTTAACCGCGGACACTGAGAGACTGGGCGTGTTCTGTGTGAAAGATAGCG CTACTCCGTGTGGGCAGCCACCTTCATTCCCTCACTCACATCTGCAGGGGAAAACTGGGCTTGACCTGGGGGATGAACTTCTGTATGCCTGTGATCCAGGATACAAACTGCCAAATGGAGATACAGCCTTCAGCCTGCTTTGTGACAGCTGTGGAGAATGGTACGGCCTGGTGCAGCATTGCATGAAAG ATGATCCTGAAGGCCACGTCGACTATGAAGATGAGTTCAAAGATGGCCATCTGAGGGAGGAGCATCATATTTCTTTGAATCCAGGAGGAACGCAGTCCACTGAATATGAAGTAGAAGAAGCCTCTCCTGAACCTGAGCCAGAGCCAGAGCCTGAGCCTGAGCCTGAGCGGACAGTCATGTCTGAGGAGGAAAAGGAGAATGATGAAGATTCAACTATATCCGTCACTGAACCTCCAGTGTCTCAACTCAGTCAGAAGCACATGTTCTGGTTCCCTTCAGAGGCCTTCCACGAAGAGAAGAAGCAGCCGAGTATCACCACTGATTCCTCTTCTGTCAAAAGCCCCAATGAAGGCGAGAGCAACCTGATGGTAAAAACAACCGACAACCAGTCTGGTCCCGACATGATCACAGAGGAACGTGACTATCCCACAGATCCTCCCATAGATGAACCTACCAGCCCCAGTGCCGGTGGCACAGACGAGTCCTGGTTAGATGGATACCCTGTTACTCAGGATGAAGATAAAGCTGGAGGTGAGTCCACGGGGGAGGTGGGGCCAGAACAAGGTGCTGACTCAGAAACAGAGACCTTGACCGGCCAATCAGAAGTTGAGGTGTTTAAGGATGTATCTAAAAACCCTGTAGAAGAAGAGACTAGGGATTTGATTGACAATCCTGAGGAGGAAGAAGATGGAGAAATTAAAACTTCTGAGGACACGATCCACAGGAAAGGAGATGAGGATGAGTTTGGTAAAGGGACAACAAGATTTTATAAGGGAGAGCCTAATGGGGAAATGACTGAAGGACTTGCAGAAGATGAAACAGTGAAAGAAACGTATTCACCAGAGGAAACAAACTCCAAAACACTGGGGTTTGATGGTGTTACTGACAGTCCAAATGGTGTGGAGGTAAAGCccaccaacttcattactcagaCCACACCTAGTCCAGATGATATTGCTGTACACAAGTGGCCCATGCTGTACACACCAGCTTCTTCTCCTGAAAACGTGAGCACCAGTCAAGGCGGGTTGGGCGCTGAGAGCACATCCGCACCTTCTGGGATGGCACATCTGGATGGCATCCCTGATTTTATCACCAGCATCCCCACACCTGTCATTAAGGATCCATGGGAATCCTTTGATGACCACATCCTGAAGCACATCCCTGGTCACGTGCCAACTGAAATCCCTGAAAATCGGAGCGTGATGGAACGAGGTGGAGATCATAGTCTGGATCAACAGGAGCGGGCTGGAGAGGGTGCTTGTGCAGAAGACCCCTGTCACGGTTCAGGCCACGGGCCCATGATCGCGGCCATTATCATTGGTCTGCTAGCAGCGGTGGTAGGTGTGGTCGTAGGGGTCTGGTGTTATAAAAAGAGGCAACAAAAGAGCTCGCACTACCAGCTCAATGGAACTAACAGGCAAACGCAGTGCATTGAATTACAACAGACTGTGTGA
- the fbxl2 gene encoding F-box/LRR-repeat protein 2, with amino-acid sequence MLLLLFWLCDGSRTAANPGFLRLPAQTRTASRPHVTAARLCHDSLIASVDKTRKRRCAQRLPRTVFIIDTATDMNGITKGRFEVFSNSDEALINKKLPKELLLRIFSFLDVVTLCRCAQVSKAWNVLALDGSNWQKIDLFNFQTDIEGRVVENISKRCGGFLRQLSLRGCLSVGDASMKTFAQNCRNIEHLNLNGCTKITDSTCISLSKFCSKLRHLDLTSCVSITNHALKALSEGCRMLENLNLSWCDQITSDGIEALSRGCASLRALFLRGCTQLDDTALKHLQKHCPELMTINMQSCTQITDDGFVSLCRGCHKLQMVCVSGCSNITDASLTALGLNCQQLKILEAARCSHVTDAGFTVLARNCHDLEKMDLEECILVTDNTLVQLSIHCPRLQALSLSHCELITDDGIRHLSSSVCGQERLQVVELDNCPLITDITLEHLKSCQRLERIELYDCQQVTRAGIKRIRAHLPEIKVHAYFAPVTPPPSVHGGGQRLCRCCVIL; translated from the exons atgttattattgttattttggcTGTGTGATGGTTCACGGACGGCGGCCAACCCGGGATTTCTCCGGTTACCAGCGCAGACAAGAACGGCTAGCAGGCCACACGTTACAGCTGCGCGTCTGTGTCACGATAGTTTGATCGCCAGCGTTGACAAAACGCGCAAACGTCGCTGTGCGCAGCGCTTGCCGAGGACTGTCTTTATTATTGACACTGCAACAGACATGAACGGCATCACCAAGGGCAGATTTGAG GTGTTCTCAAACAGTGATGAGGCCCTAATCAACAAAAAACTTCCCAAAGAGCTTCTGCTCAG GATTTTCTCCTTCCTGGATGTAGTTACATTGTGTAGGTGTGCCCAAGTATCCAAG GCGTGGAATGTTCTTGCATTAGATGGAAGTAACTGGCAAAAGATTGATCTCTTCAACTTTCAAACAGATATTGAG GGACGTGTCGTGGAGAACATCTCAAAGCGATGTGGGGGTTTTTTGAGGCAGCTCAGTCTTCGGGGCTGCCTCAGTGTGGGAGATGCCTCCATGAA GACCTTTGCTCAGAACTGTCGCAACATTGAACATCTGAACCTCAACGGCTGCACCAAGATCACAGACTCCACCTGCATCAGCCTTAGCAAGTTCTGCTCCAAACTTCGCCACCTTGACCTGACCTCCTGCGTGTCCATCACCAATCATGCACTTAAGGCCTTAAG TGAGGGCTGTCGGATGTTGGAGAATCTGAACCTGTCCTGGTGCGATCAGATCACAAGTGATGGCATCGAGGCTCTCAGCCGTGGCTGCGCAAGTCTCAGAGCTCTGTTTCTGAGAGGCTGCACACag CTGGATGATACTGCACTGAAGCACCTTCAAAAGCACTGTCCGGAGCTCATGACAATCAACATGCAATCATGCACA CAAATCACAGATGACGGCTTTGTGAGTTTGTGCCGCGGTTGTCACAAACTGCAGATGGTTTGTGTGTCTGGCTGCAGCAACATCACAGACGCTTCTCTGACTGCCCTCGGCCTCAACTGCCAACAGCTCAA GATCCTGGAGGCTGCTCGCTGCTCACATGTGACTGATGCTGGTTTTACTGTTCTTGCCAGA AATTGTCATGATTTGGAGAAGATGGATTTAGAGGAATGTATTTTG GTGACTGATAACACTCTGGTTCAGCTCTCAATCCACTGCCCTCGGCTGCAGGCGCTG AGTCTGTCTCACTGTGAGTTGATAACAGATGATGGAATCAGACACCTGAGCAGCAGTGTGTGTGGTCAGGAGCGTCTGCAGGTCGTGGAGCTTGACAACTGCCCCTTGATCACAGACATCACACTGGAGCACCTCAAGAGTTGCCAGCGTCTGGAACGCATCGAGCTCTATGACTGCCAGCAGGTCACCCGCGCTGGCATCAAACGAATCCGG